The genome window TTTGCACCCATTCATCCGATTGGGCAAATCCGCCGTTCGCATGAATAACGCGGGTTGGCCCTGTATGTTGAGCGAGCAGCGTTTGAATGCGAAGCAGGTTGAACAAGACGCCTTCGAGAGCCGCCCGGGCAAAATGCGCCCGTGTATGTAGCCAGGAAACGTTCAGGTAAGCGCCCTTGGCGTGGGCATCCCAAAGCGGCGCCCGCTCGCCTTGCAGGTAAGGCAAAAACAGCAACCCTTCGGAGCCCGCCGGAATCGTGGCCGCTTCGTGCAAGACCTCTTCGGTTTCCTGTTTCGTCAGGTGTTCAGAAAGCCACTGGAGGACGTTGGCACCGTTGTTGGTAGGGCCACCGACAATGTAATACGGACTACGCTCGTCTGCGTCCAGGATATAGCTAAACAGGCGTGCCTGTGGATCGCGCAGGGGCTGCGAGCAGGTTTGCCGGATGGCACCGCTCGTTCCAATGGTGATGGTAGTAATGCCCGACTCGATGGCCCCAGCTCCCAGGTTTGCCAGACAACCATCCGAGGCGCCAATCACCAGCCGGACACCATCGGGCAACTCCGTTTCCGAGAGAGCAGAGGCTTTGTGGTAGGTAACGATGTGGGTGGTTGGGACAGGCTCAGAAAGCTGGTCGGTTTGGATGCCAATCTGGTTCAAGGCAGGCGTATACCAAGTCAGCGAAGTCGCGTCAAACAGGCCGGTCGCCGTGGCAATGGAATAGTCAATTTGGTATAAGCCAGTTAGTTGGTGCCAGAGATATTCCTTGATGGAAATAATTTTATCCGTTTTGTCCAACACCTCCGGCTGCTGATCGCGAAACCAAAGTAATTTGCAGAAAGGGGCCATTGGATGGACAGGAATTCCTGTATGATGGTATAAGTCGCGAACCAGTTCTGGTTGCTCTTCTTTCAGGCGCTCAACCTGCGTTTCCGAGCGGTTATCAGACCAAATCAATACATTGGTTAAAGGCTTACCAGCGGCGTCTACCGCCAACATGCTATGCATACCAGCACTAAATCCGATGGCTTCGATAGTAATCTGATGTTGACTTACTTCCAGGCAAACTTCATCAACAACCTGACGAAAGGCTTGCCAGACTTCGGTAATCAACTGTTCGCAATAGCCGGTTTCGGGGTAATAAGTCGTTACGGGAGCCGATGACTGGGCGATAATTGAGCCATTCTGAGGGCTAAAAGCGAGGCATTTAACATTTGTGGTACCAATATCGACGCCGAGAATGCAGGTCATGAGTCAGAAGTAGAGCGCGGGAATAATCAGAAATTGAATCGTATATTTCGGTAAAAATAGCTAAACCCGCCCAATGAGAATTTGCCTTCCTCATTTTTCTTACCAATTACTTATTGTTTACTTCTTTATCGGGGCTGCCTGCGGTTTACTATTCATTGGCTGTGGACAAACGCAAGATGCAGCGCAATTGTCCGGTAAAGACTTGGCCAAGACCTATTGCGCCAGCTGTCACCAATTTCCTGAGCCGAATTTACTGCCAAAACAGCTTTGGGAAACAAAAATTCTGCCCAAAATGGGACTGCGGTTGGGCATTCTGTCGGATACCGCTTCACTGGCCAACCAGATGACTGAACAGGAAGACTACCAGCACGGGATTAAAATGGGCGTTTTTCCCGCTCAGCCAGTCTTGGCGCGGGCGGATTGGCTAAAGTTAGTGCGGTATTACCTGGAAAACGCGCCGAAGGAATTGCCCCGTCAAGCGGCCAAATCAGCCATTGCGGTTGCTCTGCCCCTGTTTCAGGTACACAAGCCCAAGCAACCTCTGGAAGCACTGATAACGGGTATTGGGTTCGATTCGAGCGCGCAGGAAATCATTTTGAGTAACCGACGGGGTTTGGTTTACTGGCTCAGTCCGAAGCTACAGGGGCTTGATTCAGTGTCGGTAGGTAGCGCAGCGGCCAGTATTCAGGCGCGTCGGGGCGGACAGGTTGATCTGCTGAGTATGGGCATCATGGACCCCAATGACGATTCTGTCGGAAGCTGGATGTCCGTACAGCGGGCAAATAAAACGCCAAAGCTGGCCGTTGTCGTGCCCAAACTGCATCGTCCGGTTGACGCCGCCTTTGCCGACTTCAACCGAGATGGGCAGGAGGATATGGTTGTTTGCCAATTTGGACACCTGACCGGAAAATTAAGCTGGTTTGAACGAAAAGCGAATACCTACCAGGAGCATGTATTAGAGGCAGTTCCGGGAGCGCGGCGCGTTGTTGTTCGGGATGTGAATCGGGATGGGTGGCCGGATCTTGTTGTCTTGTTGACGCAGGGCGACGAGCAGGTAGCTATTTACTACAATGAAAAAAATGGCACTTCGTTTCGGAAAGAAACGGTTTTGCGCTTTCCGCCGGTATACGGGTCCAGTTATTTCGAACTGGCTGATATAGACCAGGATGGGGATGAAGATTTGATTTATACCAATGGCGACAATGCCGACTATTCGTATGCGCTGAAGCCTTACCACGGAATTCGTATCTACCAGAATGACGGCCATTTCCGCTTCAAACAAGCCTGGTTTTATCCCCTGTACGGCGCGACTCAAAGCCAGGCCGGGGATTTTGACGGTGACGGTGATATTGATTTTGCGACTATTGCCTTTTTTCCGGACTTTGCCCAGAAGCCGCTGGAGAATTTTGTTTATTTTGAGAACAAGGGAAATCTGAAATTTGCGCCTCAAACCTTCGCCGGTTCAGACCAGGGCCGCTGGTTAACCATAAAGGCGGCCGATGTTGATCAGGATGGTGATTTAGATGTATTACTGGGGTCTTTTTTCCGGGCTGTCAGCCCTACGCCCCCTGATTTTCAGGAGCGTTGGCGACAAGCACCTGGTGTTTTTTTGCTAGAAAATAAGCGATATTAAAAACCATTAATCGACTTACCGGTTACTCAGTTCTTGTAAGTTTACTATTTGTGCAGAATGGTTACTTTAATGCTTGATTGTCAAGGTTTAACCACTAGTCAGCCGTTTGTTAAAAGAGGGTTAAAGTCTTATTAAAATCTACTGAATGCGTTGTAAGATTGGCTTGTTATTAGCAATTTTGGATAGATATAACACGCTCCCTTTCGAAAACATATGAATTACGACCGCTATTTTCTCATCAATTGCATGATGGGTGATGAGTTGTATAAGGAAAAGAACAAAAAAAAGGCCACTGTTTCATCCAGTGCTGTTGAAAAGCAATTTAATCTGCTCGCGCAGAAGCCACTGGACAAATATATTCGTAGCGGTATGCCCTGGTTACGCGCCTGGTAGCCGCTTTTCACTTCATCTAATTCGTTTCGGTAAAGATTTTTTGCTTCGTTTGATCCAGAATGTTAGCGAAAAACCCTTCACTATCGATTACGACAAAACGCGCAAATAACTCTTCTTTATACCAGCGTTTTGTTCTTGTGCGTTGAACAATTTCTTTATGGCCGCTTTGCCGGTAAGCAAATTGTTCAATGACTTTAGGATCGTTCCAGATACTTATTGTACACTGCTGAACAACAGGCTTTTCTCCAACGCCAATAGCAAAGAGTAAGGCGGAGTCGTGCTTTTTTAAGTGCGCACGTGCCTGTGGAACATACCGCCAGAAATCGAGTAAAGCACCCGTGCGGATGGTCGCACGCGTGAGGACCAGAATGGGTTTAGCAGCATCCTGCGCTGCGATGGGTTGGCCTTTCGGGAAAGGATCGCTACCGTCCCAACTGCCATGCGAGCGAAGCGGCTGCAACCATAGTGTCCCTGTTTCAGTAGTGCCTGTTACATACTGGCTCCAGGCAGCCGAGGTAAAAAATTGGCGGGCTGCTTCGGGCGTATCCCAAACGGCCAAAAATACATAGGTTGAGAAATCAGGTATCAAACCAAAGCTTTTCCCACTTCCCATCAATTTTTGAAAGCCGAGTCCTTTCGTTTGGAAAGGTTGCCAAATCCAGCGTCCCATGTTGGCAAAAGCCCGGTATCGGTAGCGTAAAGAATACCGCAAGATGGTAAACGTAACAACAGGTTGCTTTTTCTCAGATAGGACGTCCATTTGTGTACTACTCCAAAACCAACCGTAATTGTTTGCCAACTAGCGAGAATATTTGCTTCTGGACTTAAAAAAAGTATTCCACCAGAGAATAATAAAAAGGATCCAGAAGAATAAAGGCACCAGGATTTTCAGGTAATCGCCGGGATAAGTGGCCGACATAAAGTCATCCAGTGCCTCGTCGTGGAGCACCCGCAACCGGCTTTGGGGCTTTAAAACATCGTATTCATCTTCGGTAATGGGGGCCACTCTTTCCTGGTTTTGATAGCGAAAAACAACTTCGTAATTGTACTGCTTGAAGCTGCTGCTCCGACTATGGCCAACGCTGTGGCGGTCTGTTTCCAGAACGGTTACCTCCATGGGCTTTCCATTAACCCGAATGCGCTGGTAATACCGGTAGTAAGTCACGGTTTCGTAGGTAAAAAACAAGGCCGCTGCGCCCAGAGCAAGCAACAAAGTAAAGCGGGCAATCTGCTGGGGAAAAGTCCAGCCGGTCAGGCCAACTACCACGCCGCCTGCGTAGAAGAAAAGAAAAAGAAGAATGAACAGGAACCCGCCCAGCATTTTGTGTTCGGTACTGAGCGTGTGAAGAGAACTCCAACGAATCAAACGCGAAACAAGGCGGGACGAGTTAGCCTTTTGTACCGTTGGCACTTGTCGAAATTCGTCTACTTGCGGGTGGTAAAGCAACTGAATATAGTCGCCTTCGTTTGCCCAGGTTGTGTCAAAAACATAGCGGGTAGTGTAGCGTTTATTTTTGTAATCGAACGAAAGGTAAACGCTTTGGCCCAGGTCAAACCAGGTGCGTCGCTCCGAATCGACTGCCTTGACTTGCACCCGAACCCGTTCTCCTGCTTCGGTAAATTGCCTGTCGAGTCGGGCTTCCCCATAAAAATGCCAGAGTAGCCAAGCGACAAAAGCAAGAAACGCAATTATAATGAAGGACCAAATTAGCGCATATAATCGCCCGACAAAGCGTATAAGTGACTGAAACATGGTGCATTAACTAGGTTAAAGAACCGTTCTTGAGAACTGTTTATCAAGGTAAACGAATGCTTTTGGAAAGAGAAGAATTGTTTTTTAAGCGTGCGTAATTTTTGAGTAAGAGTCGCTTGGCTATCTTTGCAAAACTTTCCTCTGCTATTCGTTATGCAACATCTCAGCGTTCGACACCTGCTGGGTATTAAAAACCTGACCGAAAATGATATCCAGCTTATTCTGGAAACGGCGGGTCAGTTCAAAGAAGTCATCAACCGCCCCATTAAAAAAGTGCCTTCGCTGCGCGATGTGACGATTGCGAACGTTTTCTTCGAGAATTCAACGCGGACGCGGCTTTCTTTTGAATTGGCGGAAAAGCGTCTTTCGGCGGATGTCGTTAATTTTTCGGCCTCGGGAAGCTCCGTCAAAAAAGGGGAAACATTGCTGGATACGGTCAATAATATCCTGGCGATGAAAGTTGATATGATTGTGATGCGCCATAGCAGCCCGGGCGCTCCGCATTACCTGTCGACCCGCATTGCGGCCAATGTGGTTAATGCGGGTGACGGAACGCACGAACACCCCACGCAAGCCCTGCTTGATTCTTTTTCGATCCGGCAAAAACTAGGGGACGTGGCCGGAAAACGCGTGGCCATCATCGGTGATATTCTGCACTCCCGCGTGGCCTTATCGAATATTTTTTGCCTACAGAAGCAAGGGGCAGAGGTGATGGTATGTGGGCCAACAACCCTGATACCCAAATACATTTCTGCGTTAGGTGTGAAAATATCGCACAATGTCCGGGAAGCGTTGCAATGGTGTGACGTAGCCAATGTATTGCGCATTCAGTTGGAGCGGATGCAGATCAAATACTTTCCTTCGCTGCGGGAATACTCGCTGTATTTTGGGATTAGCAAAAAATTGCTGGACGAGCTGGACCGGCCCATTGTATTGATGCACCCCGGCCCGATCAATCGCGGCGTGGAATTAACCTCCGACGCGGCAGATTCCCACCACAGCATTATCCTCGATCAGGTTGAAAACGGCGTTGCCGTTCGGATGGCCGTTTTGTACCAATTGGCTCAATTGTAAGTACCTGAGCCAATTGGAATCTTTATTTAAGAAGCGCCCTTAACGCACTTGTCTCGGCAACAGGCGACGCTTTCTCGTAGAGAATATTATAAACCATATTCGTGATTGGCATATCGACTTTGTAATGCTGATTGATGACGTGAATGCTTTTTGCCGCGTAGTAGCCTTCGGCAATCATGTTCATTTCCATTTGGGCCGACTGCACGCTGTAGCCGCGCCCGATCAGGTGGCCAAACGTACGATTCCGGCTGAAGGGAGAGTAAGCCGTTACCAGCAAATCACCCAGGTAGGCCGAACCACTTAAATCACGGTGTTTGGGATAAATAGCATCGACAAACCGCTTGATTTCCTGCATGGCATTGGACACCAAAACAGCCTGAAAATTATCACCGAAGCCCAAACCGTGGGTGATTCCGCAGGCGAGGGCAATGATGTTCTTCATGACGGCGCAATACTCAACCCCGTAAATATCATCGATGGGAGAGGCCTGAACAAACCGGCAGCTCAGCAGTTCGGCTACGCTGGCGGCGCAGTCAAGGCCGGTTGAGGCAATAGTTAGGTAGGAATGCTTTTCCAGCGCTACTTCTTCGGCGTGGCAAGGACCCGCGATGACCGCCAGTTTTTGCGCTGGAACGTCGAACTCCTGCTCCATCCAATCGGTCACCAGCACATTCTTTTCGGGAACCATGCCTTTGATGGCCGATACAATGCACTTATCCGCGAAATTTTCGGCTTTTAATCCTTTCAATGCTTCGCTGACGAAGGCCGCAGGTACGGCTAGAATAACGTACTGACTATCCCGCAAGGCTTCCTTGATCTTCATACAGACCCGCACCTTGCGCGAGCTAATCTGAACGTCGCTGAGGTAACTCGGATTGTGATGAAATTTTTTGATGTGGTCGGCGTCGGTTTTGCTTCGCATCCACCAGCGAATCTGCACATTACTTTCCGAAAGCATTTTAATGAGAGCGGTGGCCCAGCTACCTCCTCCTACGACCGTTATTCGAGCGGGTTGATTCATGGAGTAAAAAAAAGAAGAAAGCAGGAAAGGAGAAAGGAAAAGCAAAAAGGATTATTTCCTGTTCGCCTCGTTTCTCTTTTCCTGCTCTTCGTTCGCTAGCTGCTACCGCTTATTTTCCGGTCAGCTTATGCTACATAGATAAAGCCTGTAAACTCACTAGTTGTATCAGTTTTCAGCTTCTTTCTCAGGCTTTTTATTCTTATTCGGATCGCGTTTGGCAATCGCATCGCCGCTGTTCAGCTTTTTCGAGACCGCTATGAAGGGCCCCGAGACAATTTGATCGCCTTCTTTCAAGCCAGAAACAATTTCAATGTTTTCGAAATCACTGATGCCCGTTTTAACTTCCCGCTGAACCGCCTTCCCATTTTCGTTGACAAAAACGATTTCCTTGATTTCCTCTTTCTTGGCCGGCGCAGCTTTTGACTCCTCGGGTTTGTTGTTATTGCCCTCCTGGTTAGGCGTGGCATTCATGGCTTCCTGCGCCGCTCCCCGCGTAGTAACCGCCGCAATCGGAATGGCCAGCACTTTGGTTTTCCGTTCGGTAATCACTTCCACCGAAGCGGTCATACCCGGTTTGAGGGGCGATGTTTTTCGACCTTTCTGCGTCAGTAAATCTTTGTATGAGCTATTCAAAACTTTGATACGCACTTCAAACTCCGTAACGGCATCAGTTGACAGCGAAGCACTGGCCGCGGAGGTGCTACTACCCAAACCGTTGGCGGTGTTCGCAATTTCGGTAACGAGCCCTTTGAACTTGCGGCCGGTAGTGGAGTACGAGTCTACGTCGATATCAACCGAATCGCCCAGACTAACCCGGACAATATCGTTTTCGTTGACGTTAACCCGAACTTCCATATTATTAAGGTTAGCGATCCGCATGATTTCCGTACCCGCCATTTGCGATGTACCTACCACGCGCTCACCCAACTCAATATTTAACTTGGAAACCGTTCCGTTCACGGGCGCATAGATGGTCGTTTTCCGCAGGTTCTCGTTAGCATCCCGCAAGCTGGCATCAGCACCCTGAATGTTAAACTGAGCTGCTCGAACGTTTGCCTGCGCGGATTCTACATCCTGTTTGGCAACGTTATAGTCAGCCTCAGCCTGCTCAAAATCAGACGTTGGAATTACTTTTTCGGCCAACAGTTTACGCTGGCGTTCATAATTGGCCTTGGCGCGAACAAGGCGTGCTTCCGACTGAGAAACCAGCGCTTTCGACTGCTCGTACTGGGCCCGACTGGAGTTCACCGTAGCGCGGGCGCGGGCCAGGAGGGATTCGTAGTTGTCTGGTCGAATTTTGACTAACAACTGTCCTTGCTTCACCGAATCACCTTCCGCGACATACAGCCCAATAATTTCACCAGAAACGTCCGGGCTTATTTTTACTTCAACTTCCGGCTGAACGCGTCCGGAAGCGCTAACACGTTCGATAATGTCGGCTCTTTTAACTGCCGCAAAGTCAACTTCTGTCGGTTTGGTCTGGCCAATCAAGCCAGCTTGTTTGGCGCCTACTAGGCCGGCAATGAGTAGCACGACAATACCACCCAGAATCCACCAGATACGATTTGATTTACGCTTCATTATTGCTTAGGTAATTGGAGAATTCAAGTTATTTGGCAAATAAAACAAAAAAATATGGATTGCCTGACTAATGATTTATTTCGTCCAACCACCTAATCACCTTAAAATGTTAAAGGGCGGTTCTGGTAGAAATCTAAGATTTTAGTCCGGAAAATATAATCGTATTTCGCCTGCACCAGATCAGCCCGCGATTTATCCAAATTGGTTTTGGCGATGTTGTAATCGACGGAATTAAAAGCACCGGCATTAAAACGGCTCTCCGCCGCTCTGAATGCCTGGGCGAAAGACTCTACCTGAATTTGCGTAGCCTGGTACCGATTGGAAGCAGCCAGCATGTTGGTATACGCTGTTTCGATGTTCTGCCGTAGCGTCAAGCGTGTGTTATCCGCCGTAATTTCGGATGACTTCTGGGTAATAATGGCCGATGTGACTAAGTTCCGGTTTCTCGAATAATTAAAAATGGGAATATTCAGGCTAAACACCAATGACCGGTTGAAATTATTTCGGATCTGTTGGCCAAAAGTAGTCGGAACGGCAGTAAATATAGGATCAGTTGAGAATACCGGATATGGATTGTTATCGACAATTACAAAGTTTTCCGTTCGTCTCGGCTCCTGTAGCGCACTAACTACCCGGCGGAAACCTGTGTTCGAATAGACGGAGTT of Tellurirhabdus bombi contains these proteins:
- a CDS encoding gluconokinase, with amino-acid sequence MTCILGVDIGTTNVKCLAFSPQNGSIIAQSSAPVTTYYPETGYCEQLITEVWQAFRQVVDEVCLEVSQHQITIEAIGFSAGMHSMLAVDAAGKPLTNVLIWSDNRSETQVERLKEEQPELVRDLYHHTGIPVHPMAPFCKLLWFRDQQPEVLDKTDKIISIKEYLWHQLTGLYQIDYSIATATGLFDATSLTWYTPALNQIGIQTDQLSEPVPTTHIVTYHKASALSETELPDGVRLVIGASDGCLANLGAGAIESGITTITIGTSGAIRQTCSQPLRDPQARLFSYILDADERSPYYIVGGPTNNGANVLQWLSEHLTKQETEEVLHEAATIPAGSEGLLFLPYLQGERAPLWDAHAKGAYLNVSWLHTRAHFARAALEGVLFNLLRIQTLLAQHTGPTRVIHANGGFAQSDEWVQMMADIFGVPVRLNDSNESGSIGAILLTMKAIGTTQTIQETMHFVQFGRTFKPDPACHEVYQKAYQAFEKALPS
- a CDS encoding FG-GAP repeat domain-containing protein gives rise to the protein MRICLPHFSYQLLIVYFFIGAACGLLFIGCGQTQDAAQLSGKDLAKTYCASCHQFPEPNLLPKQLWETKILPKMGLRLGILSDTASLANQMTEQEDYQHGIKMGVFPAQPVLARADWLKLVRYYLENAPKELPRQAAKSAIAVALPLFQVHKPKQPLEALITGIGFDSSAQEIILSNRRGLVYWLSPKLQGLDSVSVGSAAASIQARRGGQVDLLSMGIMDPNDDSVGSWMSVQRANKTPKLAVVVPKLHRPVDAAFADFNRDGQEDMVVCQFGHLTGKLSWFERKANTYQEHVLEAVPGARRVVVRDVNRDGWPDLVVLLTQGDEQVAIYYNEKNGTSFRKETVLRFPPVYGSSYFELADIDQDGDEDLIYTNGDNADYSYALKPYHGIRIYQNDGHFRFKQAWFYPLYGATQSQAGDFDGDGDIDFATIAFFPDFAQKPLENFVYFENKGNLKFAPQTFAGSDQGRWLTIKAADVDQDGDLDVLLGSFFRAVSPTPPDFQERWRQAPGVFLLENKRY
- a CDS encoding DUF3291 domain-containing protein, translated to MDVLSEKKQPVVTFTILRYSLRYRYRAFANMGRWIWQPFQTKGLGFQKLMGSGKSFGLIPDFSTYVFLAVWDTPEAARQFFTSAAWSQYVTGTTETGTLWLQPLRSHGSWDGSDPFPKGQPIAAQDAAKPILVLTRATIRTGALLDFWRYVPQARAHLKKHDSALLFAIGVGEKPVVQQCTISIWNDPKVIEQFAYRQSGHKEIVQRTRTKRWYKEELFARFVVIDSEGFFANILDQTKQKIFTETN
- a CDS encoding aspartate carbamoyltransferase catalytic subunit — encoded protein: MQHLSVRHLLGIKNLTENDIQLILETAGQFKEVINRPIKKVPSLRDVTIANVFFENSTRTRLSFELAEKRLSADVVNFSASGSSVKKGETLLDTVNNILAMKVDMIVMRHSSPGAPHYLSTRIAANVVNAGDGTHEHPTQALLDSFSIRQKLGDVAGKRVAIIGDILHSRVALSNIFCLQKQGAEVMVCGPTTLIPKYISALGVKISHNVREALQWCDVANVLRIQLERMQIKYFPSLREYSLYFGISKKLLDELDRPIVLMHPGPINRGVELTSDAADSHHSIILDQVENGVAVRMAVLYQLAQL
- a CDS encoding NAD(P)H-dependent glycerol-3-phosphate dehydrogenase encodes the protein MNQPARITVVGGGSWATALIKMLSESNVQIRWWMRSKTDADHIKKFHHNPSYLSDVQISSRKVRVCMKIKEALRDSQYVILAVPAAFVSEALKGLKAENFADKCIVSAIKGMVPEKNVLVTDWMEQEFDVPAQKLAVIAGPCHAEEVALEKHSYLTIASTGLDCAASVAELLSCRFVQASPIDDIYGVEYCAVMKNIIALACGITHGLGFGDNFQAVLVSNAMQEIKRFVDAIYPKHRDLSGSAYLGDLLVTAYSPFSRNRTFGHLIGRGYSVQSAQMEMNMIAEGYYAAKSIHVINQHYKVDMPITNMVYNILYEKASPVAETSALRALLK
- a CDS encoding efflux RND transporter periplasmic adaptor subunit, translating into MKRKSNRIWWILGGIVVLLIAGLVGAKQAGLIGQTKPTEVDFAAVKRADIIERVSASGRVQPEVEVKISPDVSGEIIGLYVAEGDSVKQGQLLVKIRPDNYESLLARARATVNSSRAQYEQSKALVSQSEARLVRAKANYERQRKLLAEKVIPTSDFEQAEADYNVAKQDVESAQANVRAAQFNIQGADASLRDANENLRKTTIYAPVNGTVSKLNIELGERVVGTSQMAGTEIMRIANLNNMEVRVNVNENDIVRVSLGDSVDIDVDSYSTTGRKFKGLVTEIANTANGLGSSTSAASASLSTDAVTEFEVRIKVLNSSYKDLLTQKGRKTSPLKPGMTASVEVITERKTKVLAIPIAAVTTRGAAQEAMNATPNQEGNNNKPEESKAAPAKKEEIKEIVFVNENGKAVQREVKTGISDFENIEIVSGLKEGDQIVSGPFIAVSKKLNSGDAIAKRDPNKNKKPEKEAEN